The genomic window atttttctctctcaatcactgtatgtatgtgttccgggcatcatgggaaagcgcttttcctgcccagaacacttcctgctttctaaaatggcggctgccattttagaaagcaagaaaaaaaaattcggagcggacttccaaaaatccaaatccgaccGGACTTGGAcatttggaaaaatccgaaccggatcccatactggctgaagcagttcgctcatctttaatcataTTCCGTATACTTCTCAGTATTATATTGTGTAAACTTCTCTGTATCATAGACTGTATACTTCTCtgtattatatcctgtatatttctctgtattatatcctgtatatttctctgtattatatcctgtatatttctctgtattatATCCTGTATACTTCTCtgtatcatatactgtatacttctctGTATTGTATCCAGTCTACTTCTCTGTATTATATCCAGTCTACTTCTCTGTATTGTATCCAGTCTACTTCTCTGTATTATATCCAGTCTACTTCTCTGTATTATATCCAGTCTACTTCTCTGTATTGTATCCAGTCTACTTCTCTGTGTTCTGTCTGCTCAATATACTACACCTGACAGGTTCCATGTCTTGTGACTGCTATGCCCCCATGTATTATGACTGATGTGCCCCTATAGTCTGGTATGAGGAAATGGCCTCGGGACAAGTCTAGTGACGGCACCATATGAAGCCAAGTAAACTAACAAAGCAAATAACGCACCCAGGTAGATGTCGGATTGTTACAAAACTCACCATCCAGTTATGTCTGGGGCAGATATGTAAATTATTACAGGTGAGGTTTTACACACTTAGAGAAGAAATTACTAAGACCGGGGTCTCACAAATAATATCCGGCAACCTTAGCATTCGGTGCATTAAGAGGTGTACAAAAAGAAGCTTGCACAAAAAATTGTGACTTATTTACGCCAAACTGCTAAGGTCACGCCACAAGAGGGCATATAAGTGCTTCCAAAggttacttttgggtagtgtacttcTTAATAAGAGAACAGTGACTACTAGACATGACTCCAGTTACCAGTACCAGTTACTCGAAAACATTTTGTCCGGGGGCGTGGCCTGCTTCTGAAGGGGAAAGACGCATTCGGGCTGAGCGCCGTCCCTGTGGCGTTATCTAAGCATCTATACAGCTCCAATCTTCCAAATCTTTGACCTCGGGACCTGCTAAACACCACCCGAATATCTAGAGATGGCAAGGAGAAAGTTACAAGCCGCGCTACCTTCGGCTGCAGCTAAACAACATGGCGCTGATTCCCTCCCGGCTTCTATTCTCAACGCACTTCTAGCAGATGTCGGGGCAGCGTGGCAGGCTCCCCTGACATCAGAGACTCCAAGCGAAGCCCGGGTGGATCGCATAGAAGACCAGCCGCCCTCTAAAGCTGCTaaacagaggaacagaaggaacAGGCCTGTCGGTGTTGATTCTCGTCGGCAACTCGGCACAGATAAAGGTGAGCAGCAACAACGCGCCTCTCCTCCTAGAAACTCTCCACCGgcttctcctctctcttcttcggCAGCTGAAGAAATGCACCGTTCCTTATCTAATTTATACCTCTCTGAACTGTTTGCTGAACAATCGGCTTCCCCCACGTCTACCACTTCTGCTATACTTGATTCTGCTGAACGTCTTCCACACTCGCCTAAACTTCCTATCACTCAACTCTGCCAACAGACATCTCTCCTCTCACCTCCGGCATTTACTAGCACTATGTGTGCCCAGCCGCTGGACAATACAAAGGTAGATTTTCATCAGTCACCTCAGGTCTGTACTACACCTGCTCCCACCCAATTGTCTCCTGGACACTCCTTGCCGGCCTTAAGCTCCTCTTTTCAATCACTTTCTCCCTTATTGGTGACTATGCAGAGGGACTCTGAAAAACTTCTACATTCGTATTTCTCATGTGACACTCCGATGGCTCTCTCTCTGATAAAAGATATGCTCACATCTGTCAGAGATACACTCTTGACCGGAATTGACcaactcttctcttccctctcctcATCAGTGAGAGCGATGGCGGATAGGACATTGTTAGCGGAATTGAAATTGTATTGCCTCAATGTTCCCCTCGCGAGTTGGTCATTGATTGGGTAAGGAGAATCCCCAGACCTCCCCATCTACCTTCAACTGCAAATAGTGATGTTATCGCTAGAGTATGTACATTACTTGCACGTGAAATCAGCCTTTATGAAAGAGACGAGGAGAGGAGACTTGATGTCTGAAGAATACAAAGACATTTCAGTATACGCAGACTTGTCTCCAGAGACGTTAAAGCACCGGAGGATGTTTGCTAAAATCACTGGCTCACTCAGGGACGCTGGCATCCAATATAAATGGCTTTCCTCAGGACGTCTGTTAATCCTACATCACCAAACCAAATATATTATCAACGAGCCGGAGGAGGGCAAGCGACTGATTGATTCTTGGAGCCTGGTGTAGGTCCCTAAGCGACTGAATTATCCTCTAGCCCCTTTACTATAGGCCGAACTTTATACCCCCAGTCCATCTTGGCGTGCATGCTCTTGTAGCAGTTTTCACGCCGTTATTGAGCTTTAACCTGCTTCATAACACAACCTTTTCCATTGTTTGTTGGCTGCTATAGCAGTCCTTGTTTATGTTTTATGTGTCATGGTTTGGTATCTTAATATACGTTTCATTTCTTTCCTGTGCGTCCATATGCAGCACTGTTCCTATTGTTCTTATTAGCATTATATTAGCTAAGAATTGTATACGGAACTATATAGTTCATTTTCCTTTCTTCGCTTGCCTCCTAAAACTCTTACTACTACAATTTCAGACCAGCACTGCATATGGACAACCGCACACTATAGGCGCTATAAGTTAAATGCGATATTGATATTGATATGCTGTGTGTTGTTCGAATATATTCGTTTTCTCTTATTCATCTTTATACTATTTCCCTCACATTTGCTTCATATATTAGCTGTAACACTACTTGAAAATCtctaataaaaacttattgaaacagaaaacattTTGTCCAGTTCGAAGACTTTGAGTAGAGAGAAGCAGGATGGTGGTTTCGACAAATGGCCCACAACCTAGGCTGTTCAGACCAACATGTTAGGAGATGTTGGGAGAAGTTTTTACATGTGGCACACATGATGAACAGGCTCGAGACAGACACTAGTAGAGCATTGTTTATGCACAGTGTCCTTCTCCACGATCCAGATACAGACAGCTCCGTCATTACAGCCTCTGTCTCTGCCCGGACCATTTCTATATAGTTAGCAGAAAGCAATTTGGTGTCATGACACCCATTACGTACACGACCATTGGCAGAGGCCACCATGGCCTTCATATTCAGGGGTGTCATGACACCCATTACGTACGCGACCATTGGCAGAGGCCACCATGGCCTTCATATTCAGGGGTGTCATGACACCCATTACATACACGACCATTGGCAGAGGCCACCATGGCCTTCATATTCAGGGGTGTCATGACACCCATTACGTACACGACCATTGGCAGAGGCCACCATGGCCTTCATATTCAGGGGTGTCATGACACCCATTACGTACACGACCATTGGCAGAGGCCACCATGGCCTTCATATTCAGGGGTGTCATGAACGAGAAACCTGGACTGTTATAGACTGGAGCTGTATTGTCTTTAGTGATGAATCCAGGTTCTATTTGGGATCCAACAACCTTCAAGTTAAAGTATGAAGCCTCATGAGGAGCACTTCATCTTGGCTGTGCTTTGGAGCAACACACTTccccctgctagtgtgatgatgtgaggaACCATCGAACATGACAGTCGTCACCCGTAGTAGTGAAACGAGGAACtctaacaacttaaggaacatccTGTCCTATCGATCTTATTATGTAATCACTTGTATTGTATTCCTCCCTGTCCTCCAATATCATtgctaatattttttttacatgagacATGTCATGTAGTAAGAGCTCATAGACTGTGGCCTATGTGGCTAAACATGAATACTCTAGAGTTGTAGTTATCAGCTATCACTAATCACCTCCTGGGGGGCAAAGGTGCCCAGTCCAACCCCCGGTATCAGCGTTATAATGCTGGTCATGGTTCAGATCTCTGCTGAAGTTCCTTGTTGGCTAAGCCCCAGCAGCTCAGCTCCACCACTTGGCTTCAGTAGCCCACTGAGCAAACGAGACTCTCTATACGCCCAGATTACAGTGAGTCATTACAGACCTGTGCCAGCTTATTCCAAGATAACATTctgcaatataataataataataataataataataataataacaacagtacATTCAGGATCTGCACCTCCATGTCTGGTACTGAGGGGAAGCATTTCTTTTCACCTTCTCATCTCCGGCAGTCATTttgtggtgattggttcccttaaaggagaagtccggccaaaattattttttaatatgttattacttatggaaagctagacaactttctaatgtacattaattatgggaaatgcacatatagggctatttcccttaatttagaagatcagggagacttcagattcttcAAAAAAACATGACGTCACGAagcgggggtgtaattacaatggagtgtccagcaggggcgcactatatatagaagtcaatgagtaccattaccattacaatggatgtgtgtgtaaatggaatatacagtgtttttgattgaatacatttatggaatactttggggagcaagtgtccttgctccccaaagtattccataaatgtaatcaatcagtacatcacagtaagcccgccgaaccaccGCCGccactctggactacactcaactactactctcatcacctgctcatagcatgagcaggtgatgggagagtagtagttggGTTATATTTCAATGAGATCACCGCCGCGGATGCtaatgccgcgcagggggagccgctcatcactgtgcagctatcatccccctccgctcccccctcccccttcttctTCCTGGATCCGGACAAAATTTAaactatgtgatggctgactccccgcccagccgccgctctccgatcacacgtgccggcTCCCGGtgtttcctggtgtccccggccggcacgtGTGAttggagagcggcggccgggcggggagtcaaccatcacatagtgtaaagtttggccagATTCaggaagaagaagcaggaggggggagcggagggggatgatagctgcacagtgatgctatgagcaggtgatgagagtagtagttgaatGTAGTCCAGAGCAGCGGCGGCGGTTCGGGAAGCGGGCGGGCGgtggcggttcggcgggcttactgtaaTGTACACTTGctgcccaaagtattccataaatgtatttaatcaaaaacactgtatattccatttacacacacatccattgtaattccaatggagtgtccagcaggggcgcactatatatagaagtcaaaggtactatatatatcatacaggagtggattaaaacacagaaaggctctgttcacacaatggtgaaattgagtggatggccgccatttaatggcaaatatttgctgttattttagaacaacgtctgttatagtgaaataatggccgttatttactgttatatggcggccatccactcaatttcaacattgtgtgaacagagcctttctgtgtttttaatccactcctggttttggttgcaatactgactgaaatatacgtagtgtgaacgcagccatagacTGGATAATccctccatactgttactgtatactaaACACAGAACgttacccccatatagtgattaCTGTGCATTTGTATCTGGCGACTCACAgattatttttagagatgagcgaacctggagcagctggagtccatccgaactttcggcatttgattagcggtggcggctgaagttggataaagccctaaggctatgttgaaaacatggatatagtcattggctgtatccatgttttccagacaaccttagagctttatccaagttcagcagccccgctaatcaaatgccgaaagttcggatggactccagcatgctcgaggttcgctcatctctaattatttttCTCTGGTTGGGGTTGTTCTCTTTCCTTTTACttttccatccggcccagaccgtCATGATGTCTTCTTCCACCCATAATGCATTTCATCAGAAACTGCCTGACAAACATCATCTTCTCCTCACTTTTATAGCAAACTCTCCAGCTATATACaaactaataatactaatactaatgatAATGCCGCCCTTTTATGCCACTTAGTGTGCCCCCACATAATAGTTAGTCCCCTAGTAGTGGCTATTCATAGTGCCAACACTCAGTACTTAGAACCCTAATATTGTTTCACACAGTAGTTACACAaatttaatatataataaatatttttttatccttACAATTGGGCTAGATAACCGTACGTCGTCATCGTGACGTCTACTTCAACATCTTTATCAGAAAATTTTGCCCAACCCTAGCAAACAATACTGAACAATGCCAGGATTTGCCAGGTGTGTTATAGGTGAAAGTTTTTAGATAAAGGGTGGGTGAAAAACTTTAGACTCTGCTCAATATACTAGAAGGCTGAGGACCTCGGTGGAGACCACAGTCAATACCTTCATGTTTGGTAGGGTACAGGCCATGCAGTACAGAAGGAGAAGGTTCAATGCACAGCATGATGAGTCTCTCGCATACATACATTACCCTTTGAACTTCCTGGTTTTAAATGGTCTGACCTCTGGTTGAAGAGGACATACTGAGGATTTGTGCCTAGGGTGGCATGAGCTATAAATATATCCTAGACCGTCAGCAAATTTCCTCACAGAGAAGGGACATTATATTGTGGTCACACCCATCATACCCATCTCTCCACAATGGTCCCCCGCAATAGGATTGAATGGTAAAAAGCCAAAGCACCCGACCTAACACAATGGCAGTGGCATAAACAGAGAATGACACAAGAGGATTAGtaagtaaaatgtaaaataacCTTATAAATATAGTTATAAAAGCAACACAGATCTCCCTAGTCCAACCTATAAGCCTACTGATTCGATCCAGAGGAAAGCCCAATATAAAATCTCAcatattaaaacttaaaaaaaaaaaaaacacttcttttTCACTGTGGTTCTTGCAAACAGTTTttacatatatgtgtgtttttagtgtgttttttttcttgtacaGATCTACTGTATGCACAAAACTGCACCAACTTGCACAAAAACTGCTTCAATTATCAATGGCTTTTCAGTGGCTTTCCCCTTGATTTTAATGGGACAATACTGTGCTGTATGTTTACacgagtaaaaaaaaacactgcaaacgAAGCCCTGAAAGATGCTCCAAAATAGGCCTCAAAAGAACCTACAAAGGAAATTTCCACACTTATTTTGTAGCTTCTCTCTGGGCTTCTTTAGACCTTCTTTTGGTGCTACTTTTGGGACTTCTTTTAGGCTTTCTTTTGGAGCTTCCTTCATTTGCTGCTTCTTTACGAGCTACTTTCATGCCTTTTTTTTAGGCTTCTTCAAGCGCCTTTCGCCCTTCTTTTGGGGCTTCTTTTATAAGCTTCTTATGAAGCTACTTTCGAGGCCACTTTTGGGGCTTTTTGGAGCTTTGTTACAGCTTCTTTTGTAGATTTTTTTGGACTTTCGCAGCTTCTTTTGGTGCATCTTTTGGGGCTTCTTTTACAAGCTTCTTTTAAAGCTCGAGGGTTCTTTTTCAGCTTCCCATAGGCTTTGGAGCATTATATAGAGCCTTTTTTGGGGCTTCTTCAGGTGACTTTCACAGCTTCTTTGGGAGCATCTTTTGGTGGCTTAGTTTACAAGCTTTCAGCTTCTTTCGGACctatttttttaagctttttttattgtttcttttgGAAGCGGCTTTTGGGCTTTTTTTCTGCCATATGTTGGAGCTTTggggcctcttttttttttcttgcatgtgTGAAAATTTCCAGACAGATACAACCAATTGCCACAAATTAGGTGCGAATTAATGCCAGGAAGACTGTCCCATCTCCAAAAGTCTAGTAtctattatttttacacttttttttacatgaaagatCCTGTCCTCTCTTGAACTTCTTCAATGAATCATCAATAAAACAGGAAGAGAATTCCATCATCCCgctgctcttactgtaaagaaagTGTGGGATGATAATGTTTATCCTGGTAGATAATCAAAGTTCAAATAgtctaaaataaagaaaaagttgGACCACACCTGGCTGCCAGTAATATAGGTCACATTTGGTTTCTCTGTTTCTTAGTAGTCTCAGCCATGGCGTCTAATGATCTGGGAGATGAACTGCTCTGCTCCATCTGTTTGAACATTTATACAGATCCTGTAACcctgagatgtggacacaacttctgccgggACTGTATTGATCAGTTCTTGAATACACAGGATGAGTAtggagtttattcctgtcctgaatgCAGAGGAGAGTTTCAAGATCGCCCTGAGTTAATAAGGAACATCGCTCTACATAACGTAGCAGAACGTCTTCTGTTAACTCAACCAGATGAGGAGATCACCAGGATCTTCTGCACTTACTGCATGGACTCTCCTGTACCTGCTGTGAAATCCTGTCTGCTgtgtgaggcttctctgtgtgataatCACCTTAAAGTCCACAGCAAGGAAGCAGAACACATCCTGACTGATCCCAGCACTTCCCTAAAGAATAGGAAATGTTCAGTCCATAAGGAAGTTTTAAAATACTATTGTACTAAAGAAGCCATCtgtatctgtgtgtcctgcagtttGGCCGGAGAACACCAGGGTCACCGGGTGGAGATTCTGGATGAGGCTtctgagaagaagaaaaagaagctgagaaatgttttacaaatACTGACATCTAAAAGAGAAAAGTCCAAGTACCAAGTCCACGGTCTCGAGGAACAATGGAGAAAAGCTCAACAAAAAGCAGCTGGGGAAGCCGCGAGAGTCACTGCTGTttttatagacatcaggagacggctggacgacctggagaagagggtcctgagtgagatctccaggcaggaggaacagctgtcactgtcactgtctgatgtcatccagaagctggaaataaagaaggaggagctgtccaggaagatgagacacattgaggagctgtgtaacatgACGGATCCACTGACTATCTTACAGGATccagacacaggtgacttgtATGATGCTGAGAAAGGGgaaggtgatgaggacacagggggacatgatatAGATGTGGATGCGATTATAGGGATGATACATGCAGGTTTCTCTGATATAATGACATATCTACCCACCATCTCAGCCACAAAACAAAAATACACGCGGACACAACCACCCAGTGTCCGGTCTCTGCCAAGTCACACCCAGGCTTTACATTTCCCAACTATAAAGTATGTAAAATTGAGGTCTAAAAGTTCTGGAGGGGAGGTAATGGCTACAGGTAAAGGAGGGGTCCATGGGCAGGCTccttcagagatatcactgcacgAAAACACAGCTGATAATATCATTATAGCAGATGACCAGAAAACCTGGACACGAATAAAACAGAACTGtacagaaacagcagagagattTCAGGATCATCCTCAGGTGATAGGTAGAAGGACATTCTCCTCAGggcgacattactgggatgtggagatCAGTGGATCAAGATGGTGGAGGGTGGGGATGTGTTATCCTATCATAGACAAGGGAAATGGGGAGCCAATCATTGGAGATTATAAGACCTGGAGTTTGTGTAAAAGGTGGAAGTTATTTGTTACTCAATATTCGGTGATACATGATAGTAAGGAGATCCAGTTATCTCACCGGATTTCTAGTGATAGAGTCAGGATATATGtggattatgaggccgggcagctgtccttttatgatctgtgtgaccccagcagacacttacacaccttcaccaccaccttcaccgagccccttcATGCTGCGTTATGGGAATGGGAGGGTTCTATAAAAGTTTCAGGGGGAGGAGCAGTACCTGTGAGGAACCGTGATCATAGAGGAAGTCTGCCCAAAGactggtgacatcacaggaagcagaatctgattggttaagcAAGCTGTGACATGTGATACAGCAGTGGGAGGGGCtaaatttaatatataattttttgtctCCCTCCATTTTTTCTGATGGCTGTGAGTAAGTTAGCAAGTGATATTGTTGCGATGTGGTTTTAGAACAGTCCGGCCTCAGTAATATTATTACTCTGATATAttattgtcatttaaaaaaaaaatctgattaaataataaaaattttataaaatccATTATCCCTTTCCCCCATGTGTTCCTCACATATAATGACAGTGCCTAGGTGTGACTTTCTATGACTTTTTTAATtgattaataaattaataaaccttGTGTATTAGCCCATGATGTGCCAGCCTCATTATTACCCATAGTTACTAACTAATAAGGACTTGTTTAAAGAAGTTTTACAGTTTTTTGGAGGGGGTTTAGTTGCCTATATTGTTCATACTGACTATCATTAGTCcaacagtgccatctgtttcctTCTAGCtcagctgtatctatgttttttttaactctaagtgggtcatgtgaccagcagtctgaccaataaacaatcacagtgtttaatgtgtcagaggaagtggtctgtccttggtcagctgacttcctgtaaaCTATAGGATAACATCATCACCTATTGTTACCTTCTATGCCTACCCAGATCTGTAGTCCCTGGCTGCAGCTATGTCTGTGGAATCAGGATATACTTTAGTTATATACCTCCCCCGAGACAAAAATACATCCCAAAAGCTAATGTCAGCGGCGCGCTGACATCATCCACACGCAGTGCAGATGTCTTCtgtagtccgcgcatgcgcagtacgacGGGAGGCGACGCCGATGTACTGCGCATGCACGGACTCCGGAAGACGacggcgctgcgtgcggatgatgtcAGCGTGCCGCCGAGatgaaacgcaagccgccgggtcacgtggatggaaggcagacctcaagcacgcccctctgggcgtgattacagccattacaaatgcccaggacctgtgactgattctgcccaccttgactaaatccgcccaccgtgactacttgccagaaagttacatacagcgcgggacttcttcaaagtaagattactgactgatggaggggggcacagaggttacagggggatgtttaggaaacgtgctgggtgatgtgccagcacgttttcttatcttaagatggattttcggcgtgattggttccctttaaaattaaacaccttagggctatgttcctacaacattTGTTTTCGGACGTATTTTTGGACGGTCGTCATTTTAACGCTGTGTAGGGTTGCGGCATATATACAGACTCATGTATTCGCaatattttctttatttcatttGTACAGATTAAAAATATCTAAAAAGTACTCTATATCACATACTAACTCAATATTCTTCATGGTATGGAAATTTCGGATGATCCTTAAAGCTGCAAAAAGAGGAAGAATTATGTTAAAATTGTAGCAGGTGGATTCAACCCTTTTACTGCCAAATCATGACCGGTTGCTGATAGCAGTATAGAACAACTTAGAGCGTCCTTGGCCTACATACTGTATAAGTGTCCAAGTCTCACTGTGATTTCATATTTGGAAAATATTCTAGAAGGATTTTTACTTACTCAGAGTTATCCACGTAGCGTATGTTTTGGTTCAGCCCATTTAGAGTCGTCATTTCCTTCTCACTCAATTCAAATTCAAAAACCTGCAGTTGGAATCACCAAAAATAGAAGTCAAATCCCAAAATGCATTGACATTTTGCAATTTTTATCGTCAGGGCCTCTATCGTCAGGGATCTTGTCGGAGATAATGGTCACTATGCATTATATATGGTGGATTGAAAATCTGGTCTGGTCAAGGAGGTGATCGTTTGGCGatttccgccatccacccaaagaattgacatgt from Dendropsophus ebraccatus isolate aDenEbr1 chromosome 1, aDenEbr1.pat, whole genome shotgun sequence includes these protein-coding regions:
- the LOC138772922 gene encoding E3 ubiquitin/ISG15 ligase TRIM25-like codes for the protein MASNDLGDELLCSICLNIYTDPVTLRCGHNFCRDCIDQFLNTQDEYGVYSCPECRGEFQDRPELIRNIALHNVAERLLLTQPDEEITRIFCTYCMDSPVPAVKSCLLCEASLCDNHLKVHSKEAEHILTDPSTSLKNRKCSVHKEVLKYYCTKEAICICVSCSLAGEHQGHRVEILDEASEKKKKKLRNVLQILTSKREKSKYQVHGLEEQWRKAQQKAAGEAARVTAVFIDIRRRLDDLEKRKLEIKKEELSRKMRHIEELCNMTDPLTILQDPDTGDLYDAEKGEGDEDTGGHDIDVDAIIGMIHAGFSDIMTYLPTISATKQKYTRTQPPSVRSLPSHTQALHFPTIKYVKLRSKSSGGEVMATGKGGVHGQAPSEISLHENTADNIIIADDQKTWTRIKQNCTETAERFQDHPQVIGRRTFSSGRHYWDVEISGSRWWRVGMCYPIIDKGNGEPIIGDYKTWSLCKRWKLFVTQYSVIHDSKEIQLSHRISSDRVRIYVDYEAGQLSFYDLCDPSRHLHTFTTTFTEPLHAALWEWEGSIKVSGGGAVPVRNRDHRGSLPKDW